Below is a genomic region from Epinephelus moara isolate mb chromosome 9, YSFRI_EMoa_1.0, whole genome shotgun sequence.
CAATAACCTGTACGAACAGTTCCAGTCCGGTTTCCGCCTACTCCAtagcactgaaacagcactcATCAAAATTACCAACGACCTCCTTATGGCAGCTGATTCTGGACTCCTcaccatcctcttcctcctccagctgatTCTGGACTCCTcaccatcctcttcctcctcatcctgaGTGCAGCCTTTGATACCATCTGTCACACCACCCTCCTCAACAGGCTATCCTCCATTGGCATCACTCACACTCCGTTAGACTGGTTCACATCTTACCTCTCTGGCCGCACTCGGTTCATTCAACTCAAGTCCTTTAAATCCATCCTTTCCTCCGTCACTTCAGGTGTGCCCCAGGGCTCTGTCCTGGGGCCCCTTCTCTTCATCACCTTCCTCCTTCCCCTCGGCATTATCTTCCGCAAATTTAACATTCACTTCCACTGTTACGCTGATGACACGCAGCTCTACCTCACCACTAAACCCTCGTCCACTCTCCCGCCCACCTCCCTCACTGATTGcatcagtgaaataaaaacctGGTTCACCCTAAACTTCCTCAAATTAAACAGTAACAAAACCGAGGTTCTCCTCATTGGCACCAAATCCACTTTATCCAAAACTGACAGCTTTTCTCTCTCTATTTATAACTCCTCCGTTTCACCCTCCCCCTaggttaagagtctgggtgtcatccttgACAGCACACTATCCTTTCACACCCACATCAGTAACATTACCCGGTCTGCCTACTTCCACCTACGAAACATCAATCGTCTCCGCCCTCACTTACCCCCCACACTGCCGCCATCCTTGTCCACAGCCTCGTCATTTCCCGTCTCGATTATTGTAACTCTCTCCTCTTCGGCCTCCCTCACAAATCCCTCCATAAACTTCAACTGGTCCAGAACTCAGCTGCCCGTACCCGTATCATTACTCGAACCCCCTCCATCCACCACATCACTCCTGTCCTCCAACAGCTCCACTGGCTGCCGGTTCAGTTCTGTATTCAATTTAAAGTCTTCCTGTTAACATTCAAGGCCATCCACAACCTCGCCCCCCCATATCTGTCCAACCTCCTCCATGTTCCCACTCCCTCCCGCTCCCTCAGATCCTCTTCCTccacacacctgtctgtcccCTCCGCCTGCCTCACCACCATGGGGAGCAGAGCATTCAGCCGCTCTGCTCCCCGTCTCTGGAATTCATTACCACCCCAACTCAGAAACATCGATTCATTCCCTCATTTCAAATCACAactcaaaacacatctgtttaaaaCTGCCTATTCCATCTGATGCCAATTGCTCTGTCActttctattgttttttttgtttttgttttttctttttaatctcttttaaatgtcattttgtgtatctgtACGGTGTCCTTGAGTGCCAAGAAAGGCGCCttcaaataaaatttattattattattattattattattattattttggagAGGATCCCTTCAAAGATATATCTTTTTATGAAAGAGTAAGCTCCTTTTTCTTTAACCACAAACAGCCTTGAAGTCACTTTTcagcaaacccaccagactccatttaaaaaaacagtaattttagcgtgtgtAGAGCCTGCATATTTTAATATGAAACTGGGTAAAGtaaaggtttatttcaatcaaactaaagttggtgattgttggaacagtggtaACTTTAACCAAGGCTGGTTTTGTGGGGtttaatttgtttctgttgactttaaaTTAAGTGTGTTCCACTGTGATAGAATTGTTGATAATTTAAATGGAGTCCGGTGGGTTTGACTAGAGCTACTTACGTTGTCTCCGTcagtcacttggacacaaaaacatggaacagtAGGGTACATATACTGAAGTTAACCTTTAACATTGTTtactttttattctttatttttattttttaaggaaaGGGAGTCCCTCAATTCCAACATCGTCCACTCCATCAACCAAGCTTCAGACGAGTGGGGGATCCGTTGCCTCCGCTATGAAATCAAAGACATACATGTTCCACCTCGTGTCAAAGAGTCGATGCAGATGCAGGTGGGGCCAATACAATGATCACTGTAGACACCAAAGAATGTTTTATTAAAGGAGCAAATGCAATTTTCTAAATCCTCCGAGTCTGgcataaacatttatttttttgcacagaTGACCCAGGAGGTCTTGTTTTAACTGTAGTAACAATACTATAAAATTCAGCATTTGACTGGTGAGTTTCTGGGCAAGCTAGAGAGCCATATTAACTGCAGAATAcattctttttatgtttttcattccACTCTGTAGGTGGAGGCTGAGCGCAAGAAGAGAGCCACAGTGCTGGAGTCCGAAGGGACAAGGGAATCGGCCATTAATGTCGCTGAGGGTCGTAAACAAGCTCAGATCCTGGCCTCTGAAGGACAAAAAGCAGAGCAGATCAATAAAGCGGCTGGTGGGTGCACTTAGAGACACggtttagatatttttttatctGTAGTTTTTAATGCAGCCTGTGTGCTCAAAGGGATGGTGCTTGCTTGTTTTCCCCTGCTGTTTATGTGACAGAGGGATAGtgtggatcttttgaagtgaggttgtataaggtacttatccacagtcagtatattacctacagtagatagAGGTTTGCATGCacccagtttagagaagcagacagaagtaCCACCATGGACGCAATAGAGTCAGTGgaatcttctgccttctgcttggaagtggtgaatttacagctcatggCAGCTTAATACGACACAGCCTCTGGGTTTTGTTTGACATCTAGTATCCGCAAACAGTGGTGCTGCACATTTCCAAATCattgttagcatagttagcacacattagctcagagggctaacttggctgGTTTACTTTATTACGTGAAAGTCACTGTCACCCTAAACACCCTAAATGGAAACCCATTAAAACTCAGTTTCTATGTGGAACAAAAGGAACAAATAGGCAAATGTCCATACTGAATTGCTAACTTCGATTTAattgacataattctgagtcgggAACAGCCCTAGACTTATTTTAGATGGCTAAAGTATTGGTTTTGTGGCTGACCCCTCCACCTCAGTACATTGCTTCGCTTCCGTGTCagcactcctgcctgcttctccaaactgggggcgtgccaactgacatctgctgtaggtgatacactgactatggggaagtacctcatacaaccccacttcaaaaacatctttttaagCTGAAGTTTTAAGGCTAAAAACACTGACTCATTACTGTGTTCCCTCCTCTAGGTGAAGCCCAAGCCGTGTTAGCCAAAGCAGAGGCTAAAGCTAAGGCGATCCGGATGCTGTCCGAGGCGCTGACCCAGCAGGTGAAGAGTACTTCCTGTTCTTAAATGACACCCATGATCACAGTCTTATCTATGGAAGCTGATGTGGATTATTTTTCTCGTGCACTGAACAGAATGGAGACGCAGCAGCCTCGCTAAGCGTGGCCGAGCAGTACGTGTCTGCTTTCTCCAACCTCGCCAAAGAGTCCAACACCATCCTCCTGCCCTCAAACACCGGCGACATCAGCGGCATGGTCACACAGGTATGTACAGCAGGGTGAGAAAgcatctttttttgtcttcaatCACGACTATAACGGTTCTCACACTGTCCTCCCACACTCAGGCTATGACCATCTACGGCACGTTGGCAAAGACGAGTCAAAAAAAAGCGCCAGAAGCGGTGGAGGAGAAGAGCGAAGCCCATGAGAACCAGTTACCTCAATAGCAGAGGACTCGCAGAATGAACTCATAAGCAGTAATAACGACAGCGAACCAGGGGAGAGCAGCTTGTGTTTCAGTTATCGGGGCTCCAAGGCGTCACCGTGTGACGTTCACGCACCTTCTACAGCCAGGACAGAAGGAGAAAACACCAACTTTACAAACGTTTTGGACGTCTTGGAGTCTTGGGAAAATGACATCTTTTGTAAGAAGATTTTTAATTATCACTGACTATTCTTTACGTTCAGTTATCAGATTGGGAGATAACACCAGCTTTCTTTGGCGGGCTGATAAAATGGAGATATTGATGACAGGGTTTTGGGTATATAAGCCACAGTGGCCAGTGGATGATGATGTGAGGCCTGGGTGTTGTGCAGTATCCAATTTATTTGCATAAAGTCATTATTTGTTGGTTTATTTCATGCATCAGATCTGTTGCGTGTGGTTAATATTGTTGCATAAATCCTACTAGAATTGGACGTGAAAGTTTTCAGTTTGCTGTATTTCCAAATTTAAGTGATAGATACAGTTGGGTTAAATGTTTCCTCCTTTTGCAACCTGTTCTCCAGGgcttgttttcagttttgataCGGCTTGTTTGTCAGCATCATTGGGACCAGCAGATTTAAGTTTCTACATGTGATGTCTGGTTTGATGCCTCTGACTGAGGGAAAGTTCCCCAAAGTGTAGTTAATTCACAATTTAGCCCTTGTTAGATTAAAACATTATCTCCCCGAGAAAAAAGCTAAACAAGTATTCAGTAAAGTTATTTCCCTGCTATTATTCAGAAACAAATCCTTTTTTATAAGTAGTTAGTACACAAAGTCGGCCCTAAGAACCAATATTCTTCTTTATGTCTTATGGAGTATATTTATTCAGTTTCATGGCTCTCCACAAACACAGCAAGTTGTCATTTCCTCGGCTTCACTGCTGCTCACAGGTTTAGGATGAATAATGCAAACATGAAATTGGCGCGGGTGCCATTTTGGCGAGACTTTGAAGTTATGACGTGTTGGGATGGGACATTGTGAAGCACTTGTTGAAAATACAGTTTGTTAGAGGAGGATATGTGTAGAACAATTCATTAGAGACAACTGGACTTCTTTGAATGTGATGCTCGGAAAACAAACTGTTgaagaaacaaataaatgtgaaaGCTGACATTCATTGTTTTTGGGTCACTTTTAGGTTCAGCgatgttaaaaaacataaaatgaaatataataaaaaatgcatTGGATAACAAGGTCTGTGTGTCAatgaatagattttaaaatgtgccGCTATGATAATGAATTATGGACGTATGATACAAATGTGCCAGGGTTCATTCTGTGATGCATGACGAGGAGGAACAAAGTGACAGaatccagcagcttttgatttcacaccatcatttgaCAGATTTCTGAAGTTCCAGGATTTTTTGGCAGCACAtatgaagaaagaagaaaaaaggcaTATTACACCAAAATGGAGCTGGGACAGAGTTTACATTCAATTCATTTATTGTATTCATTTAACAGGCGATATCTGGTCTTCATTTTTTCCTCCTACAAGGTTACAATCCATAGAATACTGAAGTTTTTGGTTGCTTGACATACTGCAATCGTTGCATCCTTTCAATTAATTAATACAAATACGTACTACAAACTTAAAGCTATTCATGCTATGGTGTGCATGCCGCCTGTGAGGCAACTTTGAGGGCTGAAACACCCGGACTACAGAGGGGAGGCAATAAAAGTATTGTGAATGTTTCAGCCCTCTATTTTGCCTGACAGGCGGCATGCACAAAGTGGAACAGCTTGAGGCGTGTAGTTTTGTTAGcgttgtattttattgcatcataaataaatgttattattcTTTCCTAATTCATTAAAGTAAGTAGAACTAGAACTCGataaggtgattttttttttttttgcagaccTGGTTGAAATTTGTCTTGGTCAATTTCAGGGAAATGcttggttttattttcatttatttattttaatgtcacaCAAGAAATTATACAAAATAAGTCAGAGAATAGACACACAAAGATAGAACTTAGCAAGAGTAGTGGAAATTATTTTGCaacattaacaaacaaaaaaaaactaaagacaGAGTTACCATTATCTTAAAAATCAAGAGAAAAggcttttcttaaaaaaaaaaaagaaaaggccaCAAAGGGACTGCCCTGTACTTGTAAGAGATAAGAGGAGGGGTGGCTGGGGtatgactttgttttgttttttatttgtttgtttgtttttccacccTTCCTGAAGCTACGGATTTTTTCCTTGAGCTTCCCTGATGAATCTGTGGATAATGTATGACCCTCCCTTAATCATGAATTGCTCAATTTTAAAAAACGTACCCTTTGACGTTTGAAAGAGTTAAAATTCTggagttaattttttttttattcttgtggtgcatgctggttagtttgtgcaaacagtttatttttggcaacattttaaatgagacatgtagaataaagtgttcttgatgaaatatcactattttacaCTCAgatttggtcttttttttctcttctcttacAGAAGCGTTCGTTACACATAATGTGTTCAAGGACCATCAGAATATCCAATAATaatttctgcttcttttttttgtttgtttgtttttacagcttCTTGCAATGAACAATGTGTAATTTGGgcgattttttttataaaaataaattaataaatgtagTAATAAATTTAAAGAGGTGTGCCTGCCAGTCTATGCTGAGGGAAACAATTCGCCCAACTACGCTGTGTTACACAGGAAAAGCGTCCGTCCCTTATTTCCGCCGGGTTGCTCGCACGCTGCAGTTCCTAGCTGTCACCAGCCATCTAATCTCATCTCGTAGCGGAGTCCAGATGAAGGTGAGGGTGGCGTGGCGCCGTCCTCTGTTTACCTGAGACACCTGTATCCCCGTGTtgttagcacacacacacacctccgcCCTCCGGCCCACAGAGGACGAAAACACGACTGCTACAAGGTCAGTGACGGGAGCGAGGCGAGCTAGCTGCGGCTAACTGCATGAACTTCTAACGTTAACCGTCACCTAGCATGTTAGTGTCACCTGTCAGGGCTCAGCACGGTGTGCGGTGCGTTTGGGTTCAAGCGGAACTTTAGGTTTCTGTGAGTTTGCTAGCATCTGGTGTAGCAGGTGTGTCTCACAGAGAGCTGTTTCTGTGACTTTTTACCTGacaagtgtgtgtgctgctgtcaccTGTGCAGGATGAAGGGGCTCCCGGTGCTGTCCCTGCTCCTCTGGATGTGTGCGGTGTACTTCGTGGGCATCTACCTGTTCGTGGGTGGGTTCCTGCTGGTGAGGCTGGAGGTGAACAGGACCAGCACCTGCGGAGACGTGCTGCAGCCCGGAGAGGAGCCAGTGGACTTCTGCCGCGTCCAGCCGCGGTTCCGCAGGGCTGTCCTCCTCATCATCGACGCCCTCAAGATCGACTTCGCCTGGTTCGACCCCAACAACACGGCGCCACGACCCTACGAGAACAAGCTGCCCGTGCTGGAGGAGACGGTGTCATCCAGGCCTTCTCACAGCCGCCTGTACCCTTTCCGTGCCGACCCGCCTACCACCACCATGCAGAGGATCAAGGGCTTCACCACTGGGTCCCTGCCTACCTTTGTGGATGTGGGGAACAACTTTGCGTCCAGTGCCATCTTGGAGGACAACCTCATCCACCAGTTTGGGCAAGTGGGTGAGTAGTTACACAGAGGCAACACACCCCAATGCTTCAAAGTTTGACCCTGGATTTTAGACCATGAGCAGTCCAGGGTTTAAAATATGTGTAAGAAAGGAAGCACGCACCTCTGCTTCACTATCATTAAAGGGTCTATCTTGTCAATGGTGCCAGTATACTCATGATATAATGTAGAAGTATGATATACACTAaaaggggcggcagtagctctgTCCATAGACTTGGCTTGGACACCAGAAGGTCGCTGGTTCATGTCACGCACAGACCaagtatggagcgtggactggtagctggagaggtgtcagGTTCAGTGCCCCTGAGCAaagcactgaacccccaactgcacGGGGCAcgtgtccaaggcagccccctttGCTCTGATacctctccatttaatgcatgtataggtcctttTTGGgcttgtgtgtatatgacaacagagtgaaaaaagttaatttccactCAGGGTTAAATGAAGTGTATCTAATTCTTTTTATAAGTTTGATCAAGAcaaacttaaaggagcagtgtgaaaGAGTTaggggggatttagtggcatctagtggtgaggatcgcacattgcaaccagctgaaactcctcCAGGTTAGAATATCTTCAGTGGTCAAtattcaagaggtttttaccgggagacGAATTATCCatggaggtctcttcctctccagaacaaccggaccaggtgattaaaccagtaaaaatacagaataaagaagtttcacaCTACAAATGAGCGTTTCTCTGATGATGTTTGGCTCGTTGGAGACGTGCTGCTCCCCCTTCCCCCTCCCCTGCTAAAGTGTGTTCACCTTTCTTCTCCAAACGTTCAGGAGTTTTTTATTCACAGAGGTGTCATCCTCTCCAAAATGAATgaacacaaaaatgttttatacaagtaaaaaaacatacataggCTGGCACCCCCAGTATAGTGCTCCAACTCCCGACCTCTTAGATCTTCCAAACaatgtcttttaactgtcccTACGTTCGTGGCTGGTGGGTAAGGGAGATCGTGCCTTTGCggtagctgctccaaagctcTGGAATAGCTTTCCACTCTAAATCAA
It encodes:
- the stoml2 gene encoding stomatin-like protein 2, mitochondrial translates to MFRTLCRTGGALLQQTQRATPRLWVTPAQQRWASSLPMNTVVLFVPQQEAWVVERMGRFHRILEPGLNFLIPVLDRIRYVQSLKEIVIDVPEQSAVSLDNVTLQIDGVLYLRILDPFKASYGVEDPEYAVTQLAQTTMRSELGKLTLDKVFRERESLNSNIVHSINQASDEWGIRCLRYEIKDIHVPPRVKESMQMQVEAERKKRATVLESEGTRESAINVAEGRKQAQILASEGQKAEQINKAAGEAQAVLAKAEAKAKAIRMLSEALTQQNGDAAASLSVAEQYVSAFSNLAKESNTILLPSNTGDISGMVTQAMTIYGTLAKTSQKKAPEAVEEKSEAHENQLPQ